In Salinarimonas sp., a genomic segment contains:
- a CDS encoding isocitrate lyase/phosphoenolpyruvate mutase family protein, whose translation MGYPASLKHRLNERSIVVAPGVYDALTALLAVEAGFGTLYVSGAALAYTRLGRPDIGLVSMSEVAEQVTMIHDRVGADLIVDADTGYGNALNVQRTVRLLERAGARALQLEDQTFPKRCGHLSDKSVVSTMEMVGKIKAAVDARASEDTLIIARTDAVAVEGFEAAIERAHAYAEAGADVLFVEAPRTRAQLEGVVSALYGVAPLMANMVEGGHTPLTEAGTLEEIGFSLVIFPGAIVRVLAKTAQAFYGALAAEGASTAWSQRMFTFDELNAVIGTPEMLALGRGYEGGGSDGDAS comes from the coding sequence ATGGGTTACCCCGCAAGCTTGAAACACCGCCTGAACGAACGCTCGATCGTCGTCGCGCCCGGCGTCTACGACGCGCTCACCGCGCTGCTCGCCGTCGAGGCCGGCTTCGGGACGCTCTACGTCTCCGGCGCGGCCCTCGCCTACACCCGCCTCGGGCGCCCCGACATCGGCCTCGTCTCGATGAGCGAGGTGGCCGAGCAGGTGACGATGATTCACGACCGGGTCGGCGCCGACCTGATCGTGGACGCCGACACCGGCTACGGCAACGCGCTCAACGTCCAGCGCACCGTGCGGCTGCTGGAGCGCGCCGGGGCGCGCGCTCTGCAGCTCGAGGACCAGACCTTCCCGAAGCGCTGCGGCCACCTCTCCGACAAGAGCGTGGTGTCCACGATGGAGATGGTCGGCAAGATCAAGGCCGCGGTCGACGCGCGGGCGAGCGAGGACACGCTGATCATCGCCCGCACCGACGCCGTCGCGGTCGAGGGCTTCGAGGCGGCGATCGAGCGCGCCCACGCCTATGCCGAGGCGGGGGCGGACGTGCTGTTCGTCGAGGCGCCGCGCACCCGCGCGCAGCTGGAGGGCGTCGTCTCCGCGCTCTACGGCGTCGCGCCGCTGATGGCGAACATGGTCGAGGGCGGGCACACGCCGCTCACCGAGGCGGGCACGCTGGAGGAGATCGGCTTCTCGCTCGTGATCTTCCCCGGCGCCATCGTTCGGGTTCTCGCCAAGACCGCACAGGCCTTCTACGGCGCCCTCGCGGCCGAGGGCGCGTCGACGGCGTGGTCGCAGCGGATGTTCACCTTCGACGAGCTCAACGCCGTGATCGGCACCCCGGAGATGCTGGCGCTCGGTCGCGGCTACGAGGGCGGCGGCTCGGATGGAGACGCGTCGTGA